The Macrobrachium nipponense isolate FS-2020 chromosome 13, ASM1510439v2, whole genome shotgun sequence genome has a window encoding:
- the LOC135225211 gene encoding pentraxin fusion protein-like — MSRLETGCGCLGRGSASQIPYGNLPANFGMPSPEMLHDMAPGKNTFGSSVSEGERPEKVTDGNDNSYFHSIREKRPWWVIDLGSERVIYHIMILTRQNCCSERLHDLEIRLGNNLEMNGDFSSYDLLYFYRGPYRKEEGFLMYTFAQGVKGRYLSLQIVAEEAEFLQLSTRQSYRLRN; from the exons ATGAGCAGACTTGAAACAG gatGTGGGTGCTTGGGGCGAGGATCAGCAAGTCAGATCCCTTATGGCAACCTCCCAGCGAACTTCGGTATGCCAAGTCCAGAAATGCTTCACGACATGGCTCCTGGTAAAAACACATTTGGCAGCAGTGTTTCTGA AGGAGAACGTCCGGAGAAGGTGACCGATGGCAATGACAACTCGTATTTCCATTCCATACGCGAAAAGCGTCCCTGGTGGGTGATCGATTTGGGATCAGAACGAGTCATTTACCATATCATGATCCTGACTCGCCAGAATTGCTGTTCAGAAAGGTTACATGACCTCGAG ATTCGCCTGGGAAACAACTTGGAGATGAATGGCGACTTCTCCTCTTATGATCTTCTGTATTTCTACAGAGGACCCTACAGGAAGGAAGAAGGATTCCTCATGTATACCTTTGCCCAGGGTGTAAAGGGGAGATACCTGAGTCTACAGATTGTTGCAGAGGAAGCAGAATTTTTACAGCTTAGCACCCGTCAAAGTTATCGTTTAAGGAACTAA